In Salvelinus alpinus chromosome 30, SLU_Salpinus.1, whole genome shotgun sequence, a single genomic region encodes these proteins:
- the LOC139560458 gene encoding CCAAT/enhancer-binding protein delta-like: MCDIYSLDSQCVSPQCNMSWAMEPTNFYDNKLSRGLQGVCKPGRSDHGTGEDTTMAELNTAPAMYDDESAIDFSSYIESMTAVPHLELCNDELFLDLFNTVKQEKTDFYMPSSTTSSSNMQQLSNCSTNAYAVGSQKEFERKLKGGFDKGVFSAPIKQESDWSDNDMSSSLPSQIKNCAQTSVSLPMGQPTPPSTPEPLSSQSAHSSPRKVGKEKGKKNFDRYSQEYRQRRERNNVAVRKSRDKAKQRNVEMQQKMLELGSENDRLHKTIDQLTSELTGLRDFFKQLPNHNSSFLGTTGGARR, encoded by the coding sequence ATGTGTGATATATACAGCCTGGATTCTCAGTGCGTGTCTCCACAATGCAACATGAGTTGGGCGATGGAGCCTACAAACTTCTACGACAATAAGCTGAGCAGGGGTCTTCAGGGGGTCTGCAAACCCGGGAGAAGTGATCATGGCACGGGCGAGGACACAACCATGGCCGAGCTGAACACAGCCCCTGCAATGTACGACGACGAGAGTGCCATCGACTTCAGCTCCTACATAGAGTCGATGACAGCAGTACCACACCTGGAACTCTGCAACGATGAACTTTTCCTTGACTTATTCAACACTGTGAAGCAAGAGAAGACAGACTTCTACATGCCAAGCTCGACTACGTCGTCCAGCAATATGCAGCAGCTGTCAAACTGTTCAACCAACGCATACGCAGTTGGAAGCCAAAAAGAGTTCGAGAGGAAGCTCAAGGGTGGATTTGACAAGGGGGTCTTCAGTGCACCGATCAAACAGGAATCGGACTGGAGCGACAATGACATGTCCTCGTCGTTACCTTCCCAGATCAAAAACTGCGCGCAGACCTCCGTGAGCCTTCCCATGGGACAACCAACGCCACCATCAACCCCAGAGCCTCTCTCAAGCCAATCagcccactcctctcctcggAAGGTCGGCAAGGAGAAAGGGAAAAAGAATTTTGACAGGTACAGCCAAGAGTACCGCCAGAGACGTGAGAGGAATAACGTTGCAGTGAGGAAAAGTAGGGACAAAGCAAAGCAACGCAACGTGGAAATGCAGCAAAAAATGCTTGAACTGGGTTCAGAGAATGACAGATTACACAAAACAATCGATCAACTAACCAGTGAGCTCACTGGCCTGAGAGATTTCTTCAAGCAGCTTCCCAATCACAACTCCTCGTTTTTGGGGACCACGGGTGGGGCTAGACGGTGA